One genomic segment of uncultured Desulfobacter sp. includes these proteins:
- a CDS encoding protein-glutamate O-methyltransferase CheR produces MSKIKVTPEEFKTFAKYILDISGIALDVGKEYLLETRLNPLLSKYQCNSYSDLMRKSKHDFNKKLEDEIIDAISTNETYFFRDKSPFKLLQHKILPDLIDKRSKKSFGKPTIRIWSAANSTGQELYSLAMTMIEMGVTLDKYNIRLVGTDISDAAITKASYGVYNKFEVARGLEPARLNRFFQPMEDKYKVKDELRAMVQFKKMNLMKPFIGIGKFDIVLCRNVMIYFTTEDRRKIYSNISKVMEPDGYLLIGSTESLVNDTDLFASFRYLNSAFYQFKR; encoded by the coding sequence ATGAGCAAAATCAAAGTAACTCCTGAAGAATTCAAAACATTTGCCAAATATATCCTGGATATATCAGGGATTGCTTTAGATGTGGGGAAAGAATATCTTCTGGAAACCAGACTCAATCCTCTGCTTTCCAAATACCAGTGCAACTCATATTCAGATTTGATGAGAAAATCTAAACACGATTTTAACAAAAAGCTGGAAGACGAAATTATTGATGCCATTTCCACCAATGAAACTTATTTTTTCAGGGACAAATCGCCGTTTAAACTTCTCCAGCATAAAATACTGCCGGACCTGATTGATAAACGTTCAAAAAAGAGTTTCGGCAAACCCACCATAAGAATATGGAGTGCGGCCAATTCAACGGGGCAGGAACTATACAGTCTTGCCATGACCATGATTGAAATGGGTGTAACGCTTGACAAGTATAATATCAGACTGGTTGGTACGGACATTTCTGATGCAGCCATTACCAAGGCCAGTTACGGCGTTTACAACAAATTTGAAGTGGCGCGCGGACTTGAGCCAGCCCGGCTCAACAGATTCTTTCAACCCATGGAGGATAAGTATAAGGTTAAAGATGAACTTCGTGCCATGGTTCAGTTCAAAAAGATGAACCTGATGAAACCATTTATCGGTATTGGTAAATTTGACATTGTCCTTTGCCGGAATGTGATGATCTATTTCACCACTGAGGATCGCCGAAAAATTTATTCAAATATTTCAAAGGTAATGGAACCGGACGGGTACCTTTTGATCGGTTCCACAGAATCCCTGGTGAATGATACAGACCTTTTTGCATCTTTCAGATATTTAAACTCGGCATTTTACCAGTTTAAGCGTTAG
- a CDS encoding N-acetyltransferase: protein MIRKALIDDVAQIHALLKFYADKGELLGRSLSNLYDHLRDFWVYEDEETGTITGCAALAFCWEDIAEIRSVAVKEEYNGRGIGSALTERCIQEAFYFKLKTLFALTYRPNFFVRFGFEITDKTNLPMVKIWAGCLDCIKFPDCDEIAMTKKL from the coding sequence ATGATAAGAAAAGCCCTCATTGATGATGTTGCCCAAATACATGCCCTGCTTAAATTTTACGCCGATAAAGGAGAGCTTTTAGGTCGATCTTTAAGTAACCTTTACGACCATTTACGCGATTTCTGGGTATATGAGGATGAAGAAACCGGAACAATAACAGGTTGTGCAGCTTTAGCCTTTTGCTGGGAAGATATCGCGGAAATCCGCTCCGTTGCAGTAAAAGAGGAATACAATGGCCGGGGGATCGGATCAGCTCTTACAGAACGCTGTATCCAGGAAGCCTTTTATTTCAAATTAAAAACGTTGTTTGCGTTGACCTACCGCCCTAATTTTTTTGTCCGCTTCGGATTTGAAATAACGGATAAAACCAACCTGCCCATGGTCAAAATATGGGCAGGGTGCCTGGACTGTATTAAATTTCCGGATTGTGATGAGATAGCCATGACAAAAAAATTGTAA
- a CDS encoding chemotaxis response regulator protein-glutamate methylesterase, with amino-acid sequence MNTIKALVVDDTIVYRKIVGDALKQMPGIEVVGTANNGKIALSKIKTLKPDLMTLDIEMPEMDGIELLEKIQNMDNPPLVIMVSTLTHQGGELTLRALELGAFDFLPKPEEGKMAENMLKVKKNLEPIIRHIKRHKFGRLDPAIPPKTAAPAKIRKARGVPKPAQPRPAGIRSKSEIIGIGISTGGPNALTKMIPMLPKDLKAPILIVQHMPPVFTASLADSLNKKSALEVIEAKDGDTIKPGKIFIAPGGKQMKIVAGADGLTRKIKITDDPPENSCKPSADYLFRSIAQHYIGRATGVIMTGMGSDGSKGLVQMKNNGSFIIAQDEKTCTVYGMPKKPTESGIVDVVAPLEKIADEIVKTV; translated from the coding sequence ATGAACACCATCAAAGCGCTTGTTGTTGATGATACAATTGTTTACCGAAAAATAGTTGGAGACGCACTCAAGCAGATGCCGGGCATTGAGGTGGTAGGAACTGCCAACAACGGAAAAATTGCCCTTTCAAAAATTAAAACCCTTAAACCGGATCTGATGACCCTGGATATTGAAATGCCGGAAATGGACGGCATTGAGCTCCTTGAAAAAATTCAGAATATGGACAATCCTCCATTGGTGATCATGGTCTCCACCCTGACCCACCAGGGAGGTGAGTTGACTCTGCGGGCTCTGGAGCTTGGTGCTTTTGACTTTCTGCCCAAGCCTGAAGAAGGTAAGATGGCGGAGAATATGCTCAAAGTCAAAAAAAACCTTGAGCCGATTATACGTCATATCAAACGTCATAAATTTGGAAGACTTGATCCAGCGATCCCCCCAAAAACAGCAGCTCCGGCAAAAATTAGGAAAGCACGGGGAGTCCCTAAGCCCGCACAGCCCAGGCCGGCCGGCATCAGATCCAAATCCGAAATTATCGGTATCGGCATATCCACCGGCGGTCCAAATGCATTGACAAAAATGATACCAATGCTGCCCAAGGACCTCAAGGCACCGATCCTTATTGTACAGCATATGCCGCCTGTATTTACGGCATCCCTTGCCGACAGCCTGAATAAAAAATCCGCACTTGAAGTTATCGAGGCCAAGGATGGGGATACAATTAAACCCGGGAAAATCTTTATTGCGCCCGGGGGCAAACAGATGAAAATTGTTGCAGGGGCAGACGGTTTGACCCGAAAAATAAAAATTACGGATGATCCACCGGAAAATTCGTGCAAACCCTCGGCAGATTATCTGTTTCGCTCCATTGCCCAGCATTATATAGGAAGAGCCACAGGCGTCATCATGACGGGCATGGGCTCTGACGGATCAAAGGGACTCGTTCAAATGAAAAACAACGGCAGTTTCATTATTGCCCAGGATGAAAAAACATGCACTGTTTACGGCATGCCAAAAAAGCCCACTGAATCCGGAATAGTCGATGTCGTTGCACCATTGGAAAAAATTGCAGATGAAATCGTAAAAACCGTTTAA
- a CDS encoding chemotaxis protein CheW: MFEDDETLQMYIEESLDHLADIESDLLTIEEGGANIDLDLVNNVFRAAHSIKGGAGFMGLTTIKNLAHHLENVLGMIRNSELIPDSEKISILLKGFDELENLLKNIQTSNDVDISVHVQALENITSAPDPEPVPEPAQETEQVEALAEIALQDGRKFQQVSLKEVETSKAEGKNIFLVEYDLIGDFQQQSKKPMEILNNLSKTGTVIETRIDIAGAGTLSDPDMPEKIPFQILFASIIEYDMAETLFGVANRYIHIITDDMISNIAGSAGEIPPPLPQPVETVKAAPQPAVIAQPTAVATPPTAIENQQNKPTVQKTPVLNQEKDLAIGGKPQSSLRVNVGLLDTLMNLAGELVLSRNQLLQGVNSSNVKATELSSQRIDMITSELQEAIMRTRMQPIANILNKFTRVVRDLSHQLGKSIELEIKGKDVELDKTILESINDPLTHLVRNSVDHGIETPMEREQMGKNGTGKIILKAFHDAGQVNIVISDDGRGLDPAKISSSAIAKGLISESKVEEMSDKQKTELIFLPGFSTAKEVTDVSGRGVGMDVVVTNIEALGGIIELDSTPGQGTDIQIKLPLTLAIIPSQITSVGNERYAVPQVNLNELLRIPASQIKEKIEKVGDADVVRLRGELLPLLNLADMLGIERTFVDPETDEEHEDRRTRIADRRSKVHIPGENSNSEDQTEEKTQRAKSDRRYHASSAINIAVVSAGAFKYGLVVDQLHDSEEIVVKPVGRHLKKCTAYAGATIMGDGKVALILDISNLAQMAELSAVAEASQNAAKAAEEEAAARADKVALLTFKNNEKEHFAAPLSIVERIERIRTSDIEQIGDRKVVQYRGGSLPLYELSQVANVEQLPERDQQEVIVFRIKDREIGLMVTPPVDAQEVVLNIDSSTLKQPAISGSMIINNHTTLLVDIFELVKTLNPEWFDAEAQAAATMVEDGEKIILFAEDSAFFRNQVKKFMVEDGFKVIEAEDGLIAWELLRERVEEIDLVVTDLEMPNMDGFELTKRIKSDPSYSHLGVIALTSLASEAHIEKGKSAGIDEYEIKLDREKLMNVIRKYMNL; the protein is encoded by the coding sequence ATGTTTGAAGACGACGAAACCCTACAAATGTATATTGAAGAATCACTGGATCATTTGGCAGACATTGAAAGTGATTTACTGACGATTGAGGAGGGCGGCGCGAACATTGATCTTGACCTGGTCAACAATGTTTTCAGGGCAGCCCATTCTATCAAAGGCGGTGCGGGGTTCATGGGGCTGACAACCATTAAAAATCTTGCACACCACCTTGAGAATGTATTAGGGATGATCCGAAACAGCGAACTCATCCCGGATTCTGAAAAGATCAGCATATTGCTCAAAGGGTTTGATGAACTTGAAAATCTATTAAAAAATATCCAAACCAGCAACGATGTTGATATTTCCGTCCATGTTCAGGCTTTGGAAAATATAACCAGTGCACCGGACCCTGAACCGGTCCCTGAACCGGCCCAGGAAACAGAGCAGGTCGAAGCTCTTGCAGAGATTGCCCTCCAGGACGGTAGAAAATTCCAGCAAGTGTCGCTCAAGGAAGTTGAAACCAGTAAGGCCGAAGGCAAAAATATATTTCTTGTCGAATATGACCTGATTGGCGATTTCCAGCAGCAATCCAAAAAGCCCATGGAAATTTTAAACAATCTGTCTAAAACCGGCACCGTTATTGAGACCAGGATTGATATCGCTGGTGCCGGTACGCTCAGCGACCCAGACATGCCCGAAAAAATTCCTTTCCAGATACTGTTTGCCTCTATTATTGAATATGATATGGCCGAAACACTATTTGGTGTCGCAAATCGATACATTCACATCATCACAGATGATATGATCAGCAACATAGCAGGCAGCGCCGGTGAAATCCCACCGCCTTTGCCCCAACCTGTTGAAACCGTAAAGGCAGCACCCCAGCCTGCAGTCATAGCCCAACCCACTGCTGTAGCGACACCGCCAACCGCAATTGAAAACCAGCAGAACAAACCAACTGTCCAAAAAACGCCGGTGCTCAACCAGGAAAAAGATTTGGCCATTGGCGGCAAACCCCAGAGTTCTTTGCGTGTTAATGTCGGGCTGCTTGATACATTGATGAACCTTGCCGGAGAACTTGTACTCAGCAGAAATCAGCTTCTTCAGGGAGTCAACTCGTCTAACGTCAAGGCGACAGAGTTGTCCAGCCAACGAATTGACATGATTACATCAGAACTCCAGGAAGCGATCATGCGAACACGAATGCAGCCCATTGCCAATATCCTGAATAAATTTACCCGGGTGGTCAGAGATTTGTCCCACCAGTTAGGAAAATCCATAGAACTGGAAATAAAAGGCAAGGATGTTGAATTGGACAAAACCATCCTGGAATCCATCAATGACCCGTTAACCCACCTTGTAAGAAACTCCGTTGACCATGGTATTGAAACACCTATGGAACGTGAGCAGATGGGCAAAAACGGCACGGGAAAAATTATCTTAAAGGCATTCCATGATGCAGGTCAGGTTAATATTGTAATCTCAGACGATGGCAGGGGTTTGGATCCTGCCAAAATATCCTCATCTGCCATTGCAAAAGGCCTGATATCCGAATCAAAGGTTGAGGAAATGTCGGACAAACAGAAAACAGAACTGATTTTTCTGCCGGGATTTTCAACTGCCAAAGAAGTCACAGATGTTTCCGGTCGTGGCGTTGGCATGGATGTAGTGGTCACAAACATTGAGGCTTTAGGCGGAATCATAGAACTTGATTCAACACCTGGGCAGGGAACGGATATTCAGATTAAACTGCCCTTAACCCTGGCCATTATTCCCAGCCAGATCACCTCTGTCGGCAATGAGCGTTATGCAGTTCCCCAAGTCAACCTCAACGAACTTCTCAGAATTCCGGCAAGCCAGATCAAAGAAAAAATCGAAAAAGTTGGGGATGCCGATGTTGTCCGGCTCAGAGGCGAACTTCTTCCCCTTCTAAACCTGGCGGACATGCTCGGTATAGAGCGCACCTTTGTTGACCCTGAGACTGACGAAGAACACGAAGACCGCAGAACCAGGATCGCTGACCGCAGATCAAAGGTTCACATACCCGGAGAAAATTCTAATTCCGAGGATCAAACTGAAGAGAAAACCCAAAGAGCCAAAAGCGACCGCCGTTATCATGCCTCATCTGCTATCAATATTGCGGTTGTATCTGCCGGAGCATTCAAATACGGACTTGTGGTGGATCAACTCCATGACTCCGAGGAAATCGTTGTTAAACCTGTTGGACGACATTTAAAGAAATGCACTGCCTATGCCGGTGCCACGATTATGGGTGACGGCAAGGTCGCTCTAATACTTGATATCTCCAACCTTGCCCAGATGGCGGAACTTTCCGCCGTTGCAGAAGCCAGCCAGAATGCTGCTAAGGCCGCAGAGGAAGAAGCGGCGGCCAGAGCCGATAAAGTCGCATTGCTGACATTCAAAAATAATGAAAAAGAACATTTTGCCGCGCCGTTAAGCATTGTGGAACGTATTGAACGTATCAGGACATCCGACATTGAACAGATCGGCGACCGCAAAGTTGTCCAGTACCGCGGTGGTTCCCTTCCCCTGTATGAACTGTCCCAGGTGGCAAACGTTGAACAACTGCCGGAAAGGGACCAGCAGGAAGTTATCGTCTTCAGAATTAAAGACCGGGAAATAGGGCTTATGGTTACCCCACCGGTGGATGCCCAGGAAGTTGTGCTCAACATTGACAGCTCCACCCTGAAGCAGCCTGCCATCAGCGGGTCCATGATTATCAATAATCATACCACACTACTGGTGGATATTTTTGAGCTGGTTAAAACTTTGAATCCGGAGTGGTTTGACGCCGAGGCCCAGGCAGCAGCAACCATGGTTGAAGACGGCGAGAAAATCATCCTGTTTGCCGAAGACTCAGCCTTTTTTAGAAACCAGGTCAAAAAATTCATGGTAGAGGATGGTTTCAAGGTCATTGAGGCGGAAGACGGACTTATTGCCTGGGAACTTTTAAGAGAACGCGTCGAAGAAATTGACCTGGTTGTAACGGATCTGGAAATGCCAAATATGGACGGATTTGAACTCACCAAGCGAATTAAGAGTGACCCCAGCTACTCACATCTCGGGGTAATTGCCTTGACATCCCTTGCCAGTGAAGCGCATATTGAAAAAGGGAAATCTGCGGGAATTGACGAATATGAGATAAAACTTGACAGGGAAAAATTGATGAATGTCATCAGAAAATATATGAATTTGTAA
- a CDS encoding chemotaxis protein CheW: MEETTQKTTSSDIEFSTFYVGGAICGIDILNIQEINKHFEITKVPQSSEYVKGILNLRGRIVTIIDLGKKLGLSPVAPSKDNRNIIVNSEDEHIGLLVDTISDVVITQKENIESAPSNIGDVKGKYFQGVLKTKDQLIGILDIDEVLKE; this comes from the coding sequence ATGGAAGAAACGACCCAAAAAACCACATCCAGTGACATAGAGTTTTCCACATTCTATGTTGGTGGTGCCATTTGCGGCATCGATATATTAAATATTCAGGAGATAAATAAGCATTTTGAAATTACAAAAGTGCCCCAGTCATCTGAATACGTCAAAGGCATATTGAATCTTAGGGGCAGAATTGTAACAATTATTGACCTGGGCAAAAAACTGGGTCTGTCCCCGGTTGCCCCAAGCAAAGATAACCGCAACATCATTGTCAATTCTGAAGATGAGCATATCGGCCTTCTGGTAGATACCATTTCCGATGTGGTCATCACTCAAAAAGAGAATATAGAGTCGGCACCTTCAAATATCGGTGATGTCAAAGGCAAATATTTTCAGGGTGTTTTAAAAACAAAAGATCAGTTAATCGGCATTCTCGATATTGATGAGGTGCTCAAAGAATAA
- a CDS encoding lysine 2,3-aminomutase has protein sequence MYSCQSQKIVSVANAEKYKSYTLRSYRNIRQIDRLSQEQKFAIDVVARVLPFKTNNYVVNELIDWDNLPNDPIFILNFPQRGMLHPHHFDRMAKLLKRGASKKEITDCANQIRMELNPHPAGQMELNRAYMDGKILSGLQHKYRETVLCFPSQGQTCHAYCTFCFRWPQFIGVEKLRFAMQEADELVRYLKVHTEVTDVLFTGGDPLIMKTKIFAPYLRKLIHANLPHLKTIRIGTKALSYWPYRFLDDADADDLLHLFDEVTAAGKHLAIMAHFNSVEELATDAVRKAIWRIRSTGAQIRTQSPLLRHINDQPESWVALWKQQANLGCIPYYMFVVRNTGNRYYFNVSLARAWKIFRAAYSRVSGIARTVRGPCMSALPGKVQVLGVTQIKGNKVFILQMLQGRNPEWVLRPFFASFDDQATWLDELRPAFDQSRFFYQDELDMLVESNMLSVV, from the coding sequence ATGTATTCATGTCAATCCCAAAAAATTGTATCAGTAGCAAATGCGGAAAAGTATAAATCTTATACGCTGCGTAGTTACCGCAATATCAGACAGATTGATCGTCTTAGCCAGGAGCAGAAATTTGCCATTGATGTGGTTGCCAGGGTCTTGCCTTTCAAAACGAATAATTATGTGGTCAATGAGTTGATTGATTGGGACAATTTGCCCAATGACCCCATATTCATACTGAACTTTCCCCAACGAGGGATGCTTCATCCCCATCATTTCGATAGGATGGCTAAACTGCTGAAACGCGGTGCATCCAAAAAAGAAATTACTGATTGCGCCAATCAGATCCGTATGGAGCTTAATCCCCATCCTGCCGGCCAGATGGAACTTAATCGAGCATATATGGATGGCAAAATTCTCTCCGGTCTGCAGCATAAATATAGAGAAACAGTCCTCTGCTTTCCGAGTCAAGGGCAAACCTGTCATGCTTATTGCACCTTTTGTTTCCGTTGGCCTCAGTTTATCGGGGTAGAGAAACTTCGGTTTGCCATGCAGGAAGCAGACGAGCTTGTTCGATATTTGAAGGTTCATACGGAGGTAACCGATGTTCTGTTTACCGGCGGCGACCCGCTTATCATGAAGACTAAAATATTTGCGCCTTATTTGCGAAAACTGATTCATGCCAACCTCCCTCATTTGAAAACAATTCGCATCGGGACAAAAGCGCTTTCTTATTGGCCGTATCGTTTTCTTGATGATGCGGATGCGGATGATTTGCTTCATCTGTTTGACGAAGTGACTGCCGCTGGAAAACATTTGGCGATAATGGCACACTTCAATTCTGTGGAAGAGCTTGCGACAGATGCGGTGCGTAAGGCAATTTGGCGTATCCGATCAACCGGGGCGCAGATTCGCACGCAATCGCCCCTACTTCGACATATTAACGATCAACCGGAAAGCTGGGTCGCGTTGTGGAAGCAGCAGGCCAACCTTGGTTGTATCCCTTACTATATGTTTGTTGTCCGCAATACAGGTAATAGATATTATTTCAATGTTTCCCTTGCCCGGGCCTGGAAAATATTCCGTGCAGCTTACAGTCGGGTCAGCGGAATAGCAAGAACCGTCCGAGGGCCATGTATGTCAGCTTTACCCGGCAAGGTGCAGGTTCTGGGGGTCACTCAGATTAAAGGCAATAAGGTTTTTATTTTGCAAATGCTTCAGGGCAGAAACCCGGAATGGGTTCTAAGGCCTTTTTTTGCTTCCTTTGATGACCAGGCGACATGGCTTGATGAATTGCGGCCCGCCTTTGATCAAAGCCGATTTTTTTACCAGGATGAATTGGATATGCTTGTAGAAAGCAACATGTTGTCTGTTGTTTGA
- a CDS encoding HEAT repeat domain-containing protein, whose product MGGINTQDFINELVFCLNAKDTVKAKALLQFASDANVDVQVQKMALAELAKSPEDVVFPLLEYLTKIEISNTEVQESLYDLILDKAYGNTNQVKECITSNEKNTRIQFIRAAGDLFLEETIPALIQVVKGETDPEIITPSINSLAVFRKSEHIEIFSSLSTHSDPDITKAAIFAIGAISNPQAADTLISFLCEDETINKLVVQALAEKQELYDLEQITLLLSSPVTIIRDTAIDELINMGKKATPILTKAFQNAEADYMVHLITTLGYIKDQAAIPAIMDIINTQPKDANIRQAAYEAMERIPSPRTAICLVQGLQDPEESVRMSAARAVDKNLSKPLVAGLKNIIRDNSTEAVSTVAALIDTDATNIFNFLMGEESFRDLAGKHLAEKASPSTCKSFLKNMAAIGQVEFAKQIAAKITGTDQAEASSSIKIVVVDDSKMMLKLYQNKLSHIGLACEIYYRPEDAIKRILSGKTDLVITDLNMPNISGLELTMEIRRKFTQTDLPILMITTQSDFVEEKEGDIDINEALLKKSGINIILHKPFSDTDFKESVFKLLPT is encoded by the coding sequence ATGGGTGGTATTAATACACAAGATTTCATTAATGAACTAGTTTTCTGTCTCAACGCAAAAGATACGGTTAAAGCCAAGGCCTTGCTTCAATTTGCATCGGACGCCAACGTTGATGTCCAAGTGCAGAAAATGGCCCTTGCAGAACTTGCAAAAAGCCCTGAAGACGTTGTTTTTCCCCTGCTTGAATACCTCACCAAAATAGAGATTTCCAACACGGAGGTCCAGGAAAGCCTGTATGATTTAATCCTGGACAAAGCATACGGCAATACCAATCAGGTCAAAGAGTGTATTACCAGCAACGAAAAAAATACCCGGATTCAGTTTATCCGGGCAGCCGGCGATCTGTTCCTTGAAGAAACCATCCCGGCTCTGATCCAGGTTGTGAAGGGCGAAACAGACCCTGAAATCATTACGCCTTCCATTAATTCTCTTGCGGTATTCCGAAAATCCGAACATATTGAAATTTTTTCTTCGCTTAGCACACATTCAGACCCCGACATCACCAAAGCAGCCATTTTTGCCATCGGTGCCATATCCAACCCCCAGGCAGCAGATACCCTGATAAGCTTTTTATGCGAAGATGAAACCATAAATAAACTGGTTGTCCAGGCCCTCGCAGAGAAGCAAGAACTTTATGATCTGGAACAAATAACTCTTCTTTTATCGTCCCCTGTGACCATTATCAGGGACACGGCCATTGATGAGCTTATAAATATGGGTAAAAAGGCCACACCGATTCTCACTAAGGCATTCCAAAATGCAGAAGCCGACTATATGGTGCACCTGATCACCACCCTTGGCTATATAAAGGATCAGGCTGCCATTCCCGCAATCATGGATATTATCAATACCCAGCCCAAGGATGCCAACATCCGCCAGGCCGCTTACGAAGCCATGGAACGTATTCCTTCGCCCCGTACAGCCATTTGTCTGGTTCAGGGTCTCCAGGACCCGGAAGAATCCGTGCGCATGAGTGCAGCCCGGGCCGTTGACAAAAACCTGTCAAAACCATTGGTGGCCGGACTAAAAAATATTATCCGGGACAATTCCACAGAAGCGGTATCAACTGTTGCTGCACTCATAGATACGGATGCAACCAATATTTTTAATTTTCTAATGGGTGAAGAATCCTTCAGGGACCTTGCCGGTAAACATCTTGCCGAAAAAGCATCTCCGTCCACCTGCAAGAGCTTCTTAAAAAATATGGCAGCCATTGGTCAGGTCGAGTTTGCCAAACAAATTGCAGCCAAAATTACCGGGACGGATCAAGCAGAAGCGTCGTCTTCAATAAAAATTGTTGTGGTGGACGATTCAAAAATGATGCTCAAGCTCTACCAAAACAAGTTGTCACATATAGGGCTTGCCTGTGAAATTTATTACCGCCCGGAAGATGCAATAAAGCGAATACTGTCCGGGAAAACCGACCTCGTCATTACGGATTTGAACATGCCCAACATCAGTGGCCTGGAACTCACCATGGAAATAAGGCGCAAATTCACCCAAACAGATCTGCCCATTCTGATGATAACCACTCAAAGTGATTTTGTAGAAGAAAAAGAAGGAGATATAGATATCAACGAAGCCCTTTTGAAAAAGTCCGGCATCAATATAATCCTTCACAAGCCCTTTAGTGACACTGATTTTAAAGAGTCCGTCTTTAAACTGCTACCCACCTGA
- a CDS encoding U32 family peptidase, producing MPDVLKKPELLAPAGNFEKLEIAVHYGADAVYLGGKDFSLRNFSGNFTDSELEDAIKFAEKHKVKVYLACNIYSRNHDQNSIEAFLERIGNISPHAVIISDPGIILKAKQIIPHIDIHLSTQANTTNFNAVLFWEQQGVKRVNLARELSIEEIETITSRTTIQTETFVHGAMCMSYSGRCLLSSFLSGRDSNRGLCSHPCRWNYAVMEELRPNEYYPVQEDSRGTYIFNSKDMCLIDHIPELIHAGISSLKIEGRMKGINYLGSVVKTYRNAIDAYIAKPDSYSVRPEWHSELYQIYHRAYCTGFYFGHPDDESKNSLNPGNTHKGKIHSFIGKIIESRGENLYLFDVRNKLIPGDEIEILSPQGPARQTKVLSLANENGEPVENAKPNTRLLIRIPLQAYHNDIIRKI from the coding sequence ATGCCGGATGTTTTAAAAAAACCTGAGCTGCTTGCACCGGCGGGCAACTTTGAAAAACTCGAAATTGCAGTCCATTACGGGGCCGACGCTGTGTATCTGGGCGGCAAGGATTTCAGTCTGAGAAATTTTTCAGGTAATTTTACAGACAGCGAACTTGAAGATGCCATAAAATTTGCAGAAAAGCACAAAGTCAAAGTATATCTTGCCTGCAACATTTACTCCCGCAACCATGATCAAAACAGTATCGAAGCCTTCCTGGAAAGAATAGGCAATATCTCACCCCATGCCGTTATCATTTCAGACCCAGGTATTATTTTAAAGGCTAAACAGATTATTCCCCATATTGACATCCATTTAAGCACCCAAGCCAATACCACAAATTTCAATGCAGTTCTTTTCTGGGAACAGCAGGGTGTTAAACGGGTAAACCTGGCAAGGGAATTATCCATTGAAGAGATAGAAACCATTACATCACGCACAACAATCCAAACTGAGACCTTTGTCCACGGGGCCATGTGCATGTCCTACTCAGGCAGGTGTCTTTTGAGCAGTTTTTTAAGCGGCCGAGACAGTAACAGAGGACTGTGCAGCCATCCCTGCCGTTGGAACTACGCTGTCATGGAAGAGCTCCGGCCCAATGAATATTATCCTGTCCAAGAGGACAGCCGAGGTACCTACATCTTTAATTCCAAGGATATGTGCCTGATAGACCACATCCCCGAATTAATCCATGCCGGAATTTCCTCCCTTAAAATAGAAGGCCGGATGAAAGGAATAAATTATCTGGGTTCGGTGGTAAAAACATATCGCAATGCCATTGACGCATATATCGCAAAACCGGATTCTTATTCCGTGCGTCCGGAATGGCATTCAGAGCTATACCAAATCTATCACAGGGCTTATTGCACCGGGTTCTATTTCGGCCATCCGGATGACGAATCAAAAAACAGTTTGAATCCCGGCAACACGCACAAAGGAAAAATCCATAGCTTTATTGGTAAAATCATTGAAAGCCGTGGAGAAAATTTATATTTGTTTGATGTTAGAAACAAACTAATACCCGGCGACGAAATAGAAATCCTCAGCCCCCAGGGCCCGGCACGACAAACCAAGGTATTGTCACTGGCGAATGAAAACGGCGAACCCGTGGAAAATGCGAAACCCAATACCCGTCTGCTGATTAGGATACCGCTGCAGGCCTATCACAACGATATTATTCGCAAAATATAA